In Microbacterium enclense, one genomic interval encodes:
- a CDS encoding molybdopterin-dependent oxidoreductase translates to MTPARSRTRDLPAVVAAISAAVLGAGLGELAAAVLSPSASPFAVIGGGMIDIAPSWAKNLAISLFGTGDKVALLVGIAVLLLAVAGVAGVVEARRPPWGRVLLVALGAVGAVVAATRADAGLLSPLPSLVAGIAAAVVAALLIGRLRRRSAAPDEPPETADGPTRRGVLALSGVAVMAGALAAIGSVALSGGARAVSAVRSALRLPTPATTTPVPAAAELGIDGLSPVITPAADFYRIDTALVVPQVDPATWTLRVHGLVEQEVVLRWDDLVAVPQKETVATLVCVSNEVGGSLIGTARWLGVPLRDVLARARPTAEADMVLSRSIDGFTASSPLEALTDDRDALLAIGMNGEPLPIEHGFPVRMVVPGLYGYVSATKWVTELEVTRFDRAEGYWTSRGWSERGPVKLQSRIDVPRAGARVAAGRAVIAGVAWQTHVGVAGVEVQIDDGAWQPATLASAISADTWVQWNLPWNATSGSHTVRCRAVSADGQTQTSDRAAPAPDGATGWDEITISVA, encoded by the coding sequence GTGACCCCTGCGCGCTCCCGCACCCGCGACCTCCCGGCGGTCGTCGCGGCGATCTCCGCCGCGGTGCTGGGGGCCGGGCTGGGCGAGCTCGCGGCCGCCGTCCTCTCGCCCTCGGCGAGCCCCTTCGCGGTCATCGGCGGCGGCATGATCGACATCGCCCCCTCCTGGGCGAAAAACCTGGCCATCAGCCTCTTCGGCACGGGCGACAAGGTCGCCCTCCTCGTCGGCATCGCGGTGCTGCTGCTGGCGGTCGCCGGGGTCGCGGGAGTGGTCGAGGCGCGTCGGCCCCCGTGGGGCCGCGTCCTCCTCGTCGCGCTCGGTGCCGTCGGCGCCGTCGTCGCCGCCACCCGAGCGGACGCCGGCCTGCTGTCTCCGCTGCCCTCACTGGTCGCCGGGATCGCTGCGGCCGTGGTCGCCGCCCTGTTGATCGGCCGGCTCCGGCGACGCTCCGCCGCGCCGGACGAGCCCCCCGAGACCGCTGACGGACCCACCCGCCGCGGGGTCCTCGCGCTCTCCGGCGTCGCGGTGATGGCCGGTGCGCTCGCCGCCATCGGGTCCGTTGCCCTGAGCGGCGGCGCGCGCGCCGTGAGCGCGGTGCGCTCCGCGCTGCGCCTGCCGACCCCGGCGACCACGACACCGGTGCCGGCCGCCGCGGAACTCGGCATCGACGGCCTCTCCCCCGTCATCACCCCTGCGGCGGATTTCTACCGCATCGACACGGCCCTGGTGGTGCCGCAGGTCGACCCCGCCACCTGGACGCTGCGCGTGCACGGACTGGTCGAGCAGGAGGTCGTGCTGCGGTGGGATGACCTCGTCGCCGTTCCACAGAAAGAGACGGTCGCCACGCTCGTCTGCGTGTCGAACGAGGTGGGCGGTTCCCTCATCGGAACGGCCCGCTGGCTCGGTGTGCCCCTGCGCGACGTGCTCGCCCGGGCACGGCCGACAGCCGAGGCCGACATGGTGTTGTCCCGGTCGATCGACGGGTTCACGGCATCCAGTCCTCTCGAGGCCCTCACCGACGACCGCGACGCCCTCCTGGCGATCGGTATGAACGGCGAGCCGCTGCCGATCGAGCACGGCTTCCCCGTGCGGATGGTCGTGCCGGGACTCTACGGCTACGTCTCGGCGACCAAGTGGGTCACCGAGCTCGAGGTCACGCGCTTCGACCGCGCCGAAGGCTACTGGACGTCACGAGGATGGTCGGAGCGGGGGCCGGTCAAACTCCAGTCGCGCATCGACGTCCCGCGCGCGGGGGCGCGCGTCGCCGCCGGCCGCGCGGTCATCGCGGGCGTCGCCTGGCAGACGCACGTCGGTGTCGCGGGCGTCGAGGTGCAGATCGACGACGGCGCCTGGCAACCCGCCACGCTCGCGAGCGCGATCTCGGCCGATACCTGGGTGCAGTGGAACCTGCCGTGGAACGCCACGAGCGGCTCGCACACGGTGCGCTGCCGCGCCGTCTCCGCCGACGGTCAGACCCAGACCTCAGACCGGGCGGCCCCCGCCCCCGACGGCGCGACCGGCTGGGACGAGATCACGATCTCCGTCGCCTGA
- a CDS encoding N-dimethylarginine dimethylaminohydrolase codes for MSATPIATTAEATPTERVQQHRRYLMCRPEHFTVSYSINPWMEPSRPTDTKLAIAQWQSLYDTYTQLGHEIELIDPLEGLPDMVYTANGGFVIDGVAYGPKFRFRERAAEAPAFIDWFAANGFEVAEPVEVNEGEGDFLLVGDTILAGTGFRSTGDSHREVGEVFSREVVSLTLTDPRFYHLDTAIAVLDPVEGPGGVDKANIAYLPNAFDEQSQAILRERYPDAIRVSDADGAVFGLNSASDGKNVIISPRAVGFEAQLRERGYTPVKVDLSELLLGGGGIKCCTLELRGGAR; via the coding sequence ATGTCCGCTACCCCCATCGCCACCACCGCCGAGGCCACGCCCACCGAGCGGGTGCAGCAGCACCGCCGGTACCTCATGTGCCGCCCCGAGCACTTCACGGTGAGCTACAGCATCAACCCGTGGATGGAGCCCTCGCGGCCCACCGACACGAAGCTCGCGATCGCCCAGTGGCAGTCGTTGTACGACACGTACACGCAGCTGGGACACGAGATCGAGCTCATCGATCCGCTCGAGGGTCTGCCCGACATGGTCTACACCGCCAACGGCGGCTTCGTCATCGACGGTGTCGCCTACGGCCCGAAGTTCCGCTTCCGCGAGCGTGCGGCCGAGGCTCCCGCGTTCATCGACTGGTTCGCAGCCAACGGCTTCGAGGTCGCCGAGCCCGTCGAGGTCAATGAGGGCGAGGGCGACTTCCTGCTCGTGGGCGACACGATCCTCGCCGGAACGGGCTTCCGTTCGACCGGCGACAGCCACCGCGAGGTCGGCGAGGTCTTCTCTCGCGAGGTCGTCTCGCTGACGCTGACCGATCCCCGGTTCTACCACCTCGACACCGCGATCGCCGTTCTCGACCCCGTCGAGGGCCCCGGCGGCGTCGACAAGGCCAACATCGCCTACCTGCCCAACGCGTTCGACGAGCAGAGCCAGGCGATCCTGCGCGAGCGGTACCCGGACGCCATTCGGGTCTCGGATGCCGACGGCGCGGTGTTCGGCCTGAACTCGGCGAGCGACGGCAAGAACGTCATCATCTCGCCCCGTGCCGTGGGCTTCGAGGCGCAGCTGCGCGAGCGCGGCTACACCCCCGTGAAGGTCGACCTGTCGGAGCTGCTGCTCGGCGGCGGCGGGATCAAGTGCTGCACACTCGAACTGCGCGGTGGTGCCCGATGA
- a CDS encoding sugar ABC transporter ATP-binding protein, which translates to MTSPLHADAARADDTPVVRLSGVGVRFGSNQVLRDVSLALRPGTITALLGTNGAGKSTLIGAISGANAAYTGEIAVGGSTQRLGSPARARRAGIETVHQRIADGIVAGLSVADNLGITDLAQGGHRLVRRATSERVARAALERLGLSWSDEVLRADAARLGTSDAQLVVLARALRSTPRLLILDEPTSALTAAEADRLFAVLRVLRDEGLAILFVSHRFGEIERLADRIVVLRDGRIELEAERPFDWHAALSAMLGVPTELQQHVEEPLPAAAEVLAVEGARLLPGSAPLDLRVHGGQVTGILGLLGAGKTELAELVTGVRADAAARLRLDGTEYRPADPGAAQAAGVVLVPEDRQRQGIQPGWSIAHTVGLPVLRTLSRFGVMTPGRERAAAAAVVADYDVVTPSIETRVDDLSGGNQQKVVVGRWLRTEPRVAVLDEPFRGVDIGARRRIGAAVRERATTGAAVLVLSSDVDEILEVADRIVVLVSGRVALDTPAGRHDRARIVAALLDDPGHRKETA; encoded by the coding sequence ATGACCTCACCCCTCCACGCCGACGCCGCTCGGGCCGACGACACCCCCGTCGTCCGCTTGAGCGGCGTCGGCGTGCGCTTCGGCAGCAATCAGGTGCTGCGGGACGTCTCGCTCGCGCTGCGCCCCGGCACCATCACCGCGCTGCTCGGGACGAACGGCGCCGGGAAGTCCACCCTCATCGGGGCGATCTCGGGCGCCAACGCGGCGTACACCGGCGAGATCGCGGTCGGCGGTTCGACCCAGCGACTGGGGTCGCCCGCGCGAGCCCGCCGCGCCGGCATCGAGACCGTGCACCAGCGCATCGCGGACGGGATCGTCGCGGGTCTCAGCGTCGCGGACAACCTCGGCATCACCGACCTCGCGCAGGGCGGACACCGTCTCGTCCGTCGCGCGACCTCGGAGCGTGTGGCGCGCGCCGCCCTCGAGCGGCTGGGCCTGTCGTGGTCCGACGAGGTCCTTCGAGCGGATGCCGCGCGCCTGGGCACCTCCGACGCCCAGCTCGTGGTGCTTGCGCGCGCCCTGCGCTCGACGCCGCGTCTGCTGATCCTCGACGAGCCCACCTCGGCCCTCACCGCGGCCGAGGCCGATCGTCTCTTCGCGGTTCTGCGGGTCCTGCGCGACGAGGGGCTGGCGATCCTGTTCGTCAGCCATCGCTTCGGCGAGATCGAGCGGCTCGCCGACCGCATCGTGGTGCTCCGCGACGGACGGATCGAGCTCGAGGCGGAGCGTCCGTTCGACTGGCACGCGGCGCTTTCGGCGATGCTCGGCGTCCCCACCGAACTCCAGCAGCACGTGGAGGAGCCGTTGCCGGCGGCGGCCGAAGTCCTCGCGGTCGAAGGGGCGCGCCTCCTCCCCGGGAGCGCGCCGCTCGATCTCCGGGTGCACGGCGGCCAGGTCACCGGCATCCTGGGTCTGCTCGGGGCGGGCAAGACCGAGCTCGCGGAGCTCGTGACGGGGGTGCGCGCGGACGCCGCGGCCCGTCTGCGGCTCGACGGAACCGAGTACCGCCCCGCCGACCCCGGAGCCGCGCAGGCCGCCGGCGTCGTGCTCGTGCCCGAGGACCGCCAGCGTCAGGGCATTCAACCCGGGTGGTCGATCGCCCACACCGTCGGCCTGCCGGTGCTGCGGACGCTGTCGCGCTTCGGGGTCATGACCCCGGGCCGCGAACGCGCGGCCGCCGCCGCCGTGGTCGCGGACTACGACGTCGTCACCCCGTCGATCGAGACGCGTGTCGACGATCTCTCGGGCGGCAATCAGCAGAAGGTCGTGGTCGGTCGCTGGCTGCGGACCGAACCGCGTGTCGCCGTTCTCGACGAGCCGTTCCGCGGCGTCGACATCGGCGCCCGCCGACGCATCGGCGCGGCCGTGCGCGAGCGGGCGACCACCGGCGCCGCCGTGCTCGTGCTCTCGAGCGATGTCGACGAGATCCTCGAGGTCGCCGACCGCATCGTCGTCCTCGTCTCGGGGCGCGTCGCTCTCGATACCCCCGCCGGCAGGCACGACCGCGCCCGCATCGTCGCGGCGCTGCTCGACGACCCCGGCCACCGGAAGGAAACCGCATGA
- the mtnB gene encoding methylthioribulose 1-phosphate dehydratase — protein MTLPAPDRVRAAGAALAAEASRFSGYGWMRGTSGNLSVVVDRDPLVLAVTASGLDKSELTERDIVLIDGAGAAIDPEDHRPPSAEAGLHAHIATRTGAGAVFHVHAFDAVVAGHRWPGGVEIRDMEMLKGIGHLAHDETVTIPVIRNHQDMTVEAAWFDEVYRPATADVPEVPALIVASHGIYAWGTDVAAARRHLEITEWLLRFAVATR, from the coding sequence ATGACGCTGCCGGCTCCCGATCGCGTCCGGGCGGCCGGGGCCGCGCTCGCCGCCGAGGCCTCGCGGTTCTCGGGGTACGGCTGGATGCGCGGCACCTCGGGCAACCTCTCGGTGGTCGTCGATCGTGACCCGCTCGTGCTGGCCGTGACGGCCTCCGGCCTCGACAAGTCGGAGCTCACCGAGCGCGATATCGTGCTGATCGACGGCGCGGGAGCGGCGATCGACCCCGAGGATCACCGGCCGCCGTCGGCCGAAGCCGGCTTGCACGCCCACATCGCGACGCGCACCGGGGCCGGAGCGGTGTTCCACGTGCACGCCTTCGACGCCGTGGTCGCCGGACACCGGTGGCCGGGCGGCGTCGAGATCCGCGACATGGAGATGCTCAAGGGCATCGGCCACCTCGCCCACGACGAGACCGTGACGATCCCGGTGATCCGCAACCACCAGGACATGACCGTCGAGGCCGCCTGGTTCGACGAGGTCTATCGCCCCGCGACCGCCGACGTGCCCGAGGTGCCCGCGCTCATCGTCGCGAGCCACGGCATCTACGCGTGGGGTACCGACGTCGCCGCCGCGCGCCGCCACCTCGAGATCACCGAGTGGCTGCTGCGCTTCGCGGTCGCGACGCGCTGA
- a CDS encoding SDR family oxidoreductase, translating into MTRDIAFPLPSLTGHRAVLTGGSDGMGLVIAERLAAAGAVLVLPVRNREKGERAARGIRDRHPGARIEIRDLDLSSLASVADLGATLRQDGMPVHLLVNNAGVMTPPARQTTADGHELQFGTNHLGHVALVGHLLPLLKAGRARVVTQVSVAAARGRIVWDDLESARDYNGQRAYAASKIALGLFARELDERSRREGWGLRSVLSHPGVAPTNLLAARPEIGRAADTTGVRVIRWLSARGLLVGTVTTAALPALLASTTDDPRSDVLYGPTGPGHLGGAPGTHALYRPLSDLSEAARVWDTSLPLAGVDTLV; encoded by the coding sequence ATGACCCGCGACATCGCCTTCCCCCTTCCGTCCCTCACCGGCCACCGCGCGGTACTCACCGGGGGCAGCGACGGCATGGGACTCGTCATCGCCGAGCGCCTCGCCGCCGCCGGGGCCGTGCTCGTCCTCCCCGTCCGCAACCGCGAGAAGGGCGAGCGCGCGGCTCGCGGCATCCGGGATCGTCACCCGGGGGCGCGCATCGAGATCCGCGATCTCGACCTCTCGTCGCTCGCCTCGGTGGCGGACCTGGGTGCGACCCTTCGCCAGGACGGGATGCCGGTGCACCTGCTCGTCAACAACGCCGGGGTGATGACCCCTCCGGCGCGACAGACGACCGCCGACGGCCACGAGCTGCAGTTCGGGACGAACCACCTGGGCCACGTCGCCCTCGTCGGGCACCTGCTCCCGCTGCTGAAAGCCGGACGGGCACGCGTGGTCACCCAGGTGAGCGTCGCGGCCGCGCGCGGCCGCATCGTGTGGGACGACCTCGAGAGCGCTCGGGACTACAACGGGCAGCGCGCGTACGCGGCGTCGAAGATCGCCCTGGGCCTGTTCGCCCGCGAGCTCGATGAACGGTCACGGCGTGAGGGGTGGGGCCTGCGCAGTGTGCTCTCGCACCCCGGGGTCGCGCCCACCAACCTGCTCGCTGCGCGCCCCGAGATCGGGCGCGCCGCCGACACGACGGGTGTGCGCGTGATCCGATGGCTGTCGGCGCGCGGTCTCCTCGTCGGCACGGTCACCACCGCCGCCCTTCCTGCTCTCCTTGCGTCGACCACCGACGACCCGCGCAGCGATGTGCTCTACGGCCCGACCGGCCCCGGTCACCTCGGCGGGGCGCCCGGCACCCACGCGCTCTACCGACCGCTCAGCGACCTGAGCGAGGCCGCCCGCGTCTGGGACACGTCCCTTCCGCTGGCGGGCGTGGACACTCTGGTCTGA
- a CDS encoding ABC transporter permease → MTTALAPSQPSVGSRIVDGVAKWGFVAVTAVLIVFFAVTQPAFATPENIFGMLKFIAPIGIAGLGVTLAMTVGGLDLSVGANAGFAVSIAAWTMVIGNQVGGIAVGVVLLSGALIGAINAALIVFARIPDLLATLATMFTVVGLKLIIVDGKSISSQMTLDDGTTAPGRFTPDFVWFDRGAIGPVSVPVVLFLGLTIVLWFVLDRTRWGRALFAVGSNPEAARLAGIRVTAYRAAAYIGCGILASIAGLVLAARIGQGDVTAGNSLLLDAVAVALVGVSVLGIGRPNAWGTALGAVLIAVMVTGFSMMGLPYYIQDFGKGLVLLVALLFSFTFRRRKTTIVAGSTTAS, encoded by the coding sequence ATGACCACCGCTCTCGCTCCCTCGCAGCCGAGCGTCGGATCCCGCATCGTCGACGGGGTCGCGAAGTGGGGCTTCGTGGCCGTGACGGCGGTGCTCATCGTGTTCTTCGCCGTCACCCAGCCGGCGTTCGCCACCCCCGAGAACATCTTCGGGATGCTGAAGTTCATCGCTCCGATCGGCATCGCCGGTCTCGGGGTGACGCTCGCGATGACCGTCGGCGGCCTCGACCTCTCGGTCGGCGCGAACGCGGGGTTCGCCGTGTCGATCGCCGCGTGGACGATGGTCATCGGCAATCAGGTCGGCGGGATCGCCGTCGGCGTCGTGCTGCTCTCGGGAGCGCTCATCGGGGCGATCAATGCCGCGCTCATCGTCTTCGCGCGCATCCCCGACCTGCTCGCGACCCTCGCCACGATGTTCACCGTGGTGGGGCTGAAACTCATCATCGTCGACGGCAAGTCCATCTCGTCGCAGATGACCCTCGACGACGGCACGACCGCTCCCGGACGCTTCACCCCCGACTTCGTGTGGTTCGACCGCGGCGCGATCGGACCGGTGTCGGTCCCCGTCGTGCTCTTCCTGGGGCTCACGATCGTCCTGTGGTTCGTGCTGGACCGCACACGCTGGGGCCGTGCACTGTTCGCGGTGGGATCGAACCCCGAGGCCGCGCGCCTGGCCGGCATCCGCGTCACGGCGTACCGAGCCGCGGCGTACATCGGTTGCGGCATCCTGGCCTCCATCGCGGGGCTCGTGCTCGCGGCGCGCATCGGCCAGGGCGACGTCACGGCCGGCAACAGCCTGTTGCTCGATGCCGTCGCCGTCGCGCTCGTGGGGGTCTCGGTCCTCGGAATCGGACGCCCGAACGCCTGGGGCACGGCGCTGGGCGCCGTGCTGATCGCCGTCATGGTCACGGGCTTCTCGATGATGGGGCTGCCGTACTACATCCAAGACTTCGGGAAGGGACTCGTGCTGCTGGTCGCGCTGCTGTTCAGCTTCACGTTCCGCCGCCGCAAGACCACCATCGTCGCCGGGAGCACGACCGCATCATGA
- the mtnK gene encoding S-methyl-5-thioribose kinase yields MTETLTDQLTVETVPAYLSARPHLAGPVDPASIVSVVEVGDGNLNLVFIVTDAAGHGVVVKQSLPHVRVDPSWPLTRERAAREAVVLGAHEKIDPAHVPAFYGFDVEALALSIEDLSDHAVWRGELIAGRVHPYAAAELGRYVGAIGFATSVFGTPGPERRRRIAEATNPELSEITEDLVFTEPYVDHEHNGWLPANDDDVRELRADRAFVREMGLAKQRFQESTQSLMHGDLHTGSVFVRAEGASVRAFDSEFGTYGPTGFDLGAVWANLVIAAARAHVLGRSADAETLLRLPVELVDAFEVEFRRRWPDRVDPRVYGDDVLEHTLAVVRSDAAAYAAAKAVRRIVGFSKVADIQTLPEPERALASRLVLRIARTLGTARLENADPRVLAERTVELLG; encoded by the coding sequence ATGACCGAGACCCTCACCGATCAGCTCACCGTCGAGACGGTGCCCGCCTATCTCTCCGCACGCCCGCACCTGGCGGGGCCGGTGGATCCGGCATCCATCGTCTCGGTCGTCGAGGTCGGCGACGGCAATCTGAACCTCGTGTTCATCGTGACGGATGCCGCCGGGCACGGCGTCGTGGTGAAGCAGTCGCTCCCGCACGTCCGGGTCGATCCGTCGTGGCCGCTGACGCGCGAGCGCGCGGCGCGCGAAGCGGTCGTGCTCGGCGCGCACGAGAAGATCGACCCCGCGCACGTGCCCGCGTTCTACGGTTTCGACGTCGAGGCCCTCGCCCTGTCGATCGAGGACCTCAGCGACCACGCGGTGTGGCGCGGAGAGCTGATCGCGGGGCGCGTGCATCCCTACGCCGCCGCCGAGCTGGGCCGCTACGTCGGCGCGATCGGTTTCGCGACGAGCGTGTTCGGCACGCCGGGGCCCGAGCGCCGCCGCCGGATCGCCGAGGCGACCAACCCCGAGCTCAGCGAGATCACCGAGGACCTCGTGTTCACCGAGCCCTACGTCGATCACGAGCACAACGGCTGGCTCCCGGCGAACGACGACGATGTGCGCGAGCTGCGCGCCGACCGCGCGTTCGTCCGCGAGATGGGGCTCGCCAAGCAGCGGTTCCAGGAGAGCACGCAGAGCCTGATGCACGGCGACCTGCACACCGGATCGGTGTTCGTGCGCGCCGAGGGGGCGTCGGTGCGGGCATTCGACTCGGAGTTCGGCACCTACGGTCCGACCGGTTTCGACCTCGGCGCCGTGTGGGCGAACCTCGTGATCGCGGCGGCTCGCGCCCACGTGCTCGGCCGTTCCGCCGATGCCGAGACCCTGCTGCGTCTCCCCGTGGAACTCGTCGACGCGTTCGAGGTCGAGTTCCGCCGCCGCTGGCCCGACCGCGTCGACCCGCGCGTGTACGGCGACGACGTGCTCGAGCACACCCTCGCGGTCGTGCGATCGGATGCTGCCGCCTACGCCGCGGCGAAAGCCGTGCGGCGCATCGTGGGGTTCTCCAAGGTCGCCGACATCCAGACCCTGCCCGAGCCCGAGCGGGCTCTCGCGTCGCGCCTGGTGCTGCGCATCGCGCGGACGCTCGGCACCGCGCGCCTCGAGAACGCCGACCCGCGCGTGCTCGCCGAGCGCACGGTGGAGCTGCTCGGCTGA
- a CDS encoding helix-turn-helix transcriptional regulator — protein sequence MIDRAALADFLRTRREALQPEDVGLPRGARRRTRGLRREEAAALSHMSTDYYARLERERGPQPSEQMLASIAQGLHLSRAERDHLFRLAGHVPSDRGLGGEHISPGLLRVLDRLDDTPAEVVTELGETLRQSRLGVALTGDAGLRRGPMRSLGYRWFADPASRALYAPDDHVFLSRLFASGLREIVGRQGPGSRAADLADDLLRRSGEFRELWARHEVGLRPKDTKHFVHPSVGEIEVHCQTLVDPGTSHSLLVYTAAPGSESAEKLRLLAVVGPALPALPA from the coding sequence GTGATCGATCGAGCCGCGCTGGCGGATTTCCTGCGCACCCGCCGAGAGGCGTTGCAACCCGAAGACGTGGGGCTTCCGCGGGGAGCGCGCAGGCGGACCCGGGGACTGCGCCGCGAGGAGGCTGCCGCCCTCAGCCACATGTCGACCGACTACTACGCACGGCTCGAGCGCGAACGCGGACCCCAGCCGTCGGAGCAGATGCTGGCATCCATCGCCCAGGGTCTGCACCTCTCGAGAGCGGAGCGGGATCACCTGTTCCGGCTGGCCGGTCACGTGCCCTCGGATCGCGGACTCGGCGGGGAGCACATCAGCCCGGGCCTGCTCCGCGTGCTCGACCGCCTCGACGACACCCCCGCCGAGGTCGTGACCGAGCTCGGTGAGACGCTGCGGCAGTCGCGACTGGGGGTCGCTCTGACCGGTGACGCCGGCCTCCGCCGCGGCCCGATGCGGAGCCTGGGATACCGGTGGTTCGCCGACCCGGCATCCCGCGCGCTGTACGCCCCCGACGACCACGTCTTCCTCAGCCGCCTGTTCGCGTCGGGCCTGCGGGAGATCGTCGGCCGGCAGGGTCCCGGATCACGCGCCGCCGATCTCGCCGACGATCTGCTGAGACGCAGCGGCGAGTTCCGCGAGCTGTGGGCCCGTCACGAGGTGGGACTGCGGCCGAAGGACACGAAACACTTCGTGCATCCGAGCGTGGGCGAGATCGAGGTGCACTGCCAGACGCTCGTCGACCCGGGGACGAGCCACTCCCTGTTGGTCTACACCGCCGCTCCGGGCAGCGAGAGTGCCGAGAAGCTCCGGCTGCTGGCCGTGGTGGGCCCCGCGCTTCCCGCGCTCCCCGCGTGA
- the rocD gene encoding ornithine--oxo-acid transaminase, whose translation MSATLDNLGLALIEAESAHLAHNYHPLPVVAARAEGVWITDVEGKRYLDLLSAYSALNFGHGHPAILAAAREQLERLTLTSRAFHNDRLGPFATALSQLCGKDLVLPMNTGAEAVETGIKVARAWGYRTKGIAPDAATIIVANGNFHGRTTTIVGFSDDPTAHDDFGPYAPGFVHVSYGDADAIAAAIDENTAAVLLEPIQGEAGVVVPPDGFLRRVREICTENNVLFIADEIQSGLGRVGETFACDREGVVPDVYLLGKALGGGILPLSAVVANDDVLGVIRPGEHGSTFGGNPLAAAVGLRVVEMLASGEFQTRAKALGEHLEAALQSLLGHGVSAVRIAGLWAGVDIDPAYGTGREIAEKLLARGVLVKDTHGQTIRIAPPLTIRATELDWAVEQLRHVLSA comes from the coding sequence ATGAGCGCGACCCTCGACAACCTGGGCCTCGCGCTGATCGAGGCCGAGAGCGCGCACCTCGCCCACAACTACCACCCGCTGCCCGTCGTCGCCGCGCGCGCCGAGGGCGTGTGGATCACCGACGTCGAGGGCAAGCGCTACCTCGACCTGTTGTCGGCGTACTCGGCCCTGAACTTCGGCCACGGGCACCCCGCGATCCTCGCCGCTGCCCGCGAGCAGCTCGAGCGCCTGACGCTCACGAGCCGCGCGTTCCACAACGACAGGCTCGGTCCGTTCGCCACGGCGCTGTCGCAGTTGTGCGGCAAAGACCTGGTCCTGCCGATGAACACCGGTGCCGAGGCCGTCGAGACCGGCATCAAGGTCGCTCGTGCGTGGGGCTACCGCACGAAGGGCATCGCCCCGGACGCCGCGACGATCATCGTGGCGAACGGCAACTTCCACGGCCGCACCACGACCATCGTCGGCTTCAGCGACGACCCCACGGCGCACGACGACTTCGGTCCGTACGCGCCCGGCTTCGTGCACGTGTCGTACGGAGACGCGGATGCCATCGCCGCCGCCATCGACGAGAACACCGCCGCGGTGCTCCTCGAGCCGATCCAGGGCGAGGCGGGTGTCGTCGTCCCGCCGGACGGGTTCCTGCGCCGTGTTCGCGAGATCTGCACCGAGAACAACGTCCTCTTCATCGCCGACGAGATCCAATCGGGGCTCGGCCGCGTGGGCGAGACGTTCGCGTGCGACCGCGAGGGCGTCGTTCCCGACGTGTACCTCCTCGGCAAGGCGCTGGGCGGTGGCATCCTGCCGCTGTCCGCCGTGGTGGCGAACGACGACGTGCTCGGCGTCATCCGCCCGGGCGAGCACGGCTCGACGTTCGGCGGCAACCCGCTCGCCGCGGCGGTGGGCCTGCGGGTCGTCGAGATGTTGGCATCCGGAGAGTTCCAGACCCGCGCCAAGGCCCTCGGCGAACACCTCGAAGCGGCTTTGCAGTCCCTCCTCGGCCACGGCGTCAGCGCCGTGCGCATCGCGGGCCTCTGGGCCGGCGTCGACATCGACCCCGCCTACGGCACGGGCCGCGAGATCGCCGAGAAGCTCCTCGCACGCGGTGTGCTGGTCAAGGACACGCACGGGCAGACGATCCGCATCGCCCCGCCGCTCACGATCCGCGCGACCGAACTGGACTGGGCGGTCGAGCAGCTCCGGCACGTTCTGTCCGCCTGA
- the mtnC gene encoding acireductone synthase produces MTPISADLVVLDIEGTTSEAGFILGDLYDYARPRLDEVLGRDDDTVRSARAAAIAETGLDADATDAEVAEALRGLMASDVKSTPLKTLQGIIWAEGFAAGEIHSQFFDDVPPRLREWHESGIRLAVYSSGSIASQIPWFRHAPQGDLTPLIEGYFDTISAGPKKEAASYERISAALGVAAERALFLTDHPDEVTAARAAGWQVVALDRAGEPWAGSDFGADAAASFDEIELTR; encoded by the coding sequence ATGACCCCTATCTCCGCCGACCTGGTCGTGCTCGACATCGAGGGCACCACGAGTGAAGCCGGATTCATCCTGGGCGACCTGTACGACTACGCCCGTCCCCGCCTCGACGAGGTGCTCGGCCGCGACGACGACACGGTCCGTTCGGCGCGCGCCGCCGCGATCGCCGAGACGGGCCTGGATGCCGATGCCACCGACGCCGAGGTCGCCGAGGCGCTCCGCGGGCTCATGGCATCCGACGTCAAGTCGACACCGCTGAAGACGCTCCAGGGCATCATCTGGGCCGAGGGCTTCGCCGCGGGCGAGATCCACTCGCAGTTCTTCGACGACGTGCCCCCGCGCCTGCGGGAATGGCACGAGAGCGGCATCCGTCTCGCGGTGTACTCGTCGGGGTCGATCGCCTCGCAGATCCCGTGGTTCCGTCACGCCCCGCAAGGCGATCTGACCCCGCTCATCGAGGGCTACTTCGACACCATCAGCGCCGGCCCGAAGAAGGAGGCCGCCTCCTACGAGCGCATCTCCGCCGCTCTCGGCGTCGCTGCCGAGCGCGCGCTCTTCCTCACCGACCACCCCGATGAGGTGACCGCGGCGCGCGCCGCCGGGTGGCAGGTCGTCGCGCTGGACCGCGCCGGGGAGCCGTGGGCGGGGTCGGACTTCGGTGCCGACGCGGCGGCCTCCTTCGACGAGATCGAGCTCACCCGATGA